In Plectropomus leopardus isolate mb chromosome 20, YSFRI_Pleo_2.0, whole genome shotgun sequence, one DNA window encodes the following:
- the rnf180b gene encoding E3 ubiquitin-protein ligase RNF180 isoform X1, with the protein MLRCRRCRKGIIDSTCLSMQVEDTDESSAAVCSIWHVNVDTLPEWILTSVHQAQWTVGKLNCQYCGARLGGFNFSNRSECPCGRDATVHLSKSRVDRDQKHYVLIVQPRRTRPGKGPAVLLTGGSQDRQHRAEYNRTPLDSLQLNCAAVMSHISPAEASNSLTDGENTSFSFSPLYCISHRRRCSLEDDATIRSSCFCPSGPSVSSSVERKHESSRTPVSYPTSQQTDSDGEASVNAAARHSFVSGRTRSPLDRQLLQTVEDVESSPETTAVNEDASDSALFLRGRSISDSVAEPDGEALPQASMASPASNRLSKREKNRLKSIRRKQRRRERWLHSQLEQAESVSGSLLDSEEEDREGLTCAVCLDVYFSPYSCQPCGHIFCEPCLRTIAKNRPTNTPCPLCRTLISHTDFHRELNQTAKTFFPKVYYARKQNFQNASCAKWPLPSCRKRFRTFWGEQRQAAAGRRWHFGHVGFTLDALDFTDMRGWLFDIGLVIVYIHSVNWILAFLFFCFLMYYFFF; encoded by the exons ATGCTTCGCTGCAGGAGGTGTCGGAAAGGCATCATAGACTCAACATGTTTGTCGATG CAGGTTGAGGACACAGATGAGAGctcagctgctgtttgcagCATTTGGCACGTCAACGTGGACACACTGCCAGAGTGGATACTGACCTCAGTTCACCAG GCCCAGTGGACTGTCGGAAAACTCAACTGCCAGTATTGCGGAGCTCGTTTGGGCGGCTTCAACTTCAGTAACCGCAGCGAGTGTCCCTGTGGCCGAGACGCCACCGTCCACCTCAGCAAAAGCCGCGTGGATCGTGACCAGAAACACTACGTTCTCATCGTCCAGCCGAGGAGGACGAGGCCTGGGAAGGGTCCGGCTGTGCTGCTGACAGGCGGCTCTCAGGACAGACAGCACAGGGCTGAATATAACCGGACACCGCTGGACAGCTTACAGCTCAACTGTGCAGCTGTCATGTCCCACATCAGCCCTGCTGAGGCGTCTAATTCACTGACTGACGGTGAAAACACCTCCTTTTCTTTCAGTCCTCTGTACTGCATCTCTCACAGGAGACGCTGCAGTTTGGAGGACGATGCCACCATCAGGTCGTCATGTTTTTGTCCTTCAGGACCTTCGGTCAGTTCTTCTGTTGAGAGGAAACACGAGTCTTCACGCACACCTGTCTCATATCCCACCAGTCAGCAGACTGACTCTGACGGTGAGGCCTCAGTTAATGCAGCCGCCCGTCATTCATTTGTCTCTGGAAGGACACGGTCACCTCTGGATcgacagctgctgcagactgtGGAGGACGTCGAGTCTTCTCCAGAGACAACAGCTGTCAACGAGGACGCGTCTGATTCAGCGCTGTTCCTCAGAGGGAGGTCCATCTCTGACAGTGTGGCCGAACCAGACGGGGAAGCGCTG CCCCAGGCATCGATGGCCTCCCCGGCCTCAAACAGACTgagcaaaagagagaagaaCCGTCTGAAGAGTATcaggaggaaacagaggaggagagagcgaTGGCTGCACAGCCAGCTGGAGCAG GCTGAGAGTGTGAGCGGGTCCCTGTTggacagtgaggaggaggacagagaaggCCTCACCTGCGCCGTGTGTCTCGACGTCTACTTCAGCCCGTACAGCTGTCAGCCCTGCGGCCACATCTTCTGCGAGCCGTGTCTCCGCACAATCGCCAAGAACCGACCGACAAACACGCCCTGCCCTCTCTGCCGCACCCTCATCTCACACACTGACTTCCACAGAG AGCTCAACCAAACAGCAAAGACCTTCTTCCCCAAAGTGTACTACGCCCGCAAGCAGAACTTCCAGAACGCTTCGTGTGCAAAATGGCCTCTGCCCAGCTGTCGCAAGCGCTTCCGTACCTTCTGGG GAGAGCAGAGACAGGCGGCGGCAGGAAGACGCTGGCACTTTGGCCACGTAGGTTTCACGCTGGACGCTTTGGACTTCACCGACATGCGCGGCTGGCTCTTCGACATCGGCCTGGTCATCGTCTACATCCACTCAGTCAACTGGATCCTGGCGTTCCTGTTCTTCTGTTTCCTCATGTACTACTTCTTCTTTTGA
- the rnf180b gene encoding E3 ubiquitin-protein ligase RNF180 isoform X2, translated as MLRCRRCRKGIIDSTCLSMVEDTDESSAAVCSIWHVNVDTLPEWILTSVHQAQWTVGKLNCQYCGARLGGFNFSNRSECPCGRDATVHLSKSRVDRDQKHYVLIVQPRRTRPGKGPAVLLTGGSQDRQHRAEYNRTPLDSLQLNCAAVMSHISPAEASNSLTDGENTSFSFSPLYCISHRRRCSLEDDATIRSSCFCPSGPSVSSSVERKHESSRTPVSYPTSQQTDSDGEASVNAAARHSFVSGRTRSPLDRQLLQTVEDVESSPETTAVNEDASDSALFLRGRSISDSVAEPDGEALPQASMASPASNRLSKREKNRLKSIRRKQRRRERWLHSQLEQAESVSGSLLDSEEEDREGLTCAVCLDVYFSPYSCQPCGHIFCEPCLRTIAKNRPTNTPCPLCRTLISHTDFHRELNQTAKTFFPKVYYARKQNFQNASCAKWPLPSCRKRFRTFWGEQRQAAAGRRWHFGHVGFTLDALDFTDMRGWLFDIGLVIVYIHSVNWILAFLFFCFLMYYFFF; from the exons ATGCTTCGCTGCAGGAGGTGTCGGAAAGGCATCATAGACTCAACATGTTTGTCGATG GTTGAGGACACAGATGAGAGctcagctgctgtttgcagCATTTGGCACGTCAACGTGGACACACTGCCAGAGTGGATACTGACCTCAGTTCACCAG GCCCAGTGGACTGTCGGAAAACTCAACTGCCAGTATTGCGGAGCTCGTTTGGGCGGCTTCAACTTCAGTAACCGCAGCGAGTGTCCCTGTGGCCGAGACGCCACCGTCCACCTCAGCAAAAGCCGCGTGGATCGTGACCAGAAACACTACGTTCTCATCGTCCAGCCGAGGAGGACGAGGCCTGGGAAGGGTCCGGCTGTGCTGCTGACAGGCGGCTCTCAGGACAGACAGCACAGGGCTGAATATAACCGGACACCGCTGGACAGCTTACAGCTCAACTGTGCAGCTGTCATGTCCCACATCAGCCCTGCTGAGGCGTCTAATTCACTGACTGACGGTGAAAACACCTCCTTTTCTTTCAGTCCTCTGTACTGCATCTCTCACAGGAGACGCTGCAGTTTGGAGGACGATGCCACCATCAGGTCGTCATGTTTTTGTCCTTCAGGACCTTCGGTCAGTTCTTCTGTTGAGAGGAAACACGAGTCTTCACGCACACCTGTCTCATATCCCACCAGTCAGCAGACTGACTCTGACGGTGAGGCCTCAGTTAATGCAGCCGCCCGTCATTCATTTGTCTCTGGAAGGACACGGTCACCTCTGGATcgacagctgctgcagactgtGGAGGACGTCGAGTCTTCTCCAGAGACAACAGCTGTCAACGAGGACGCGTCTGATTCAGCGCTGTTCCTCAGAGGGAGGTCCATCTCTGACAGTGTGGCCGAACCAGACGGGGAAGCGCTG CCCCAGGCATCGATGGCCTCCCCGGCCTCAAACAGACTgagcaaaagagagaagaaCCGTCTGAAGAGTATcaggaggaaacagaggaggagagagcgaTGGCTGCACAGCCAGCTGGAGCAG GCTGAGAGTGTGAGCGGGTCCCTGTTggacagtgaggaggaggacagagaaggCCTCACCTGCGCCGTGTGTCTCGACGTCTACTTCAGCCCGTACAGCTGTCAGCCCTGCGGCCACATCTTCTGCGAGCCGTGTCTCCGCACAATCGCCAAGAACCGACCGACAAACACGCCCTGCCCTCTCTGCCGCACCCTCATCTCACACACTGACTTCCACAGAG AGCTCAACCAAACAGCAAAGACCTTCTTCCCCAAAGTGTACTACGCCCGCAAGCAGAACTTCCAGAACGCTTCGTGTGCAAAATGGCCTCTGCCCAGCTGTCGCAAGCGCTTCCGTACCTTCTGGG GAGAGCAGAGACAGGCGGCGGCAGGAAGACGCTGGCACTTTGGCCACGTAGGTTTCACGCTGGACGCTTTGGACTTCACCGACATGCGCGGCTGGCTCTTCGACATCGGCCTGGTCATCGTCTACATCCACTCAGTCAACTGGATCCTGGCGTTCCTGTTCTTCTGTTTCCTCATGTACTACTTCTTCTTTTGA